The stretch of DNA TCGCATCATTAAGCAAATATTTCGCAAAAATGCTGTTCAGCGGTCATTCGCTTGTAAAAACCGTAACAAACATACGTATTTGCGTCAAGCTCGGCATCATAAATTCCAGCAAATGATTCCGCTTACTTAAGCCGTTGTCAAGCCCATCATTCAGTGGAAAATAAACCGAAATGAAAACGATTAAATTTTACGTTTCTAAAGCGGCCCAAGCATGGATTTTCCGCATAAGATCAAGGGTTTGCGCCTGCTGCGCCGCCAAATGACCGGCCGGGTCGATTTTCCGGGGAAAATGGAGGAGAAATTCAGTTAATTTTAAATGGATGAAATTTTTTTTATAGAACGTGTCGTTTGGCCTATCGTGTTAGGTTCTATAGAAATATGCAGCTCTTTCTCATAGTAAGGCACAGGTATCAATTCTCTAAAATGTAAGCGGATACTTAAAACCCCGTCTTGAGTACATCGCCAAGGTGATTTCAGCCATTCTATGAGTGAATTGAGCGTGCTCACAGGGTTGTCCGGCTGAATTTTCGCTTCCTAACTTCTTATCTTCTATCGGACCCAGGAATGTTAGCAACGCAACTTAAATAGATGTTGGTGCAGTACGTGGCTTCATCGAAAATACAGACGGATTACTTAAAAATCAGGTCTTTCATATACTTCATTGATGAATAAATCAAAGTCAATCCCAATATTAAACATGTGAGTATTAATGCAATAATTATCCATTTCCAATCGATCGTAACGTAATATAGACTAATTTTATTTACTGTTATTGTTCCCGCCTGTAAAGTAATTAAATTAATTATTATAAATATGCTATTTAACTTAATTACTCGGTATAATGGAAGTTTTGCATTACTATAAATAAATCTCTTTCGATCAAACTCATCTAAACCCTCATGAATTAACGCCTTTCTATAATGGTCCCATCTAAAAGCCCCCATACTTGCAACTAAGGCAGCAATAGATAATGTAGATGTAATATTAACTTGTACAAAGTCTTTAATAAACTCACTTAAATTAGCTTTATGTATTATTTGAAGATATAAAAACAGAAACATTGTAATAATAGAAATTATTAAAAATAACACTTCAAATACTTTGCTTTTGATCTTAATTCTTTCAGATCTTTTCATGGTTCCCTCTCTTTTACTGGCTTCAAGAATTTCACTTAACGCCTAATTTACGAACTTCGCTAATGTTCATACTGACATATATAATTCGCCCGATTTAACCAATTACCTTCTTTGTAATGACGGATTGTAATATGAAGTGCAACAGCTAAAAAAACAAAATAGCTATCGACAATGTCTCGACAGCTATTTTTGAACTCCGATAATAACCGCTTCATCCAATCAACCTGGTTAACGGCAGTATTTGGACGTACCGGACCTTCTTCATAACCATTCATCAGGCGCGTTCCGTAATCCATTAACGCCTAAATACTCATATCGTTGCACGAAGGTCCTTCCACAAATTTGCCCGCAACTGTAATCAGAAGCTTTTCCTTTTCACGTTCCGTCAACAGCCTGTCGGCCTCTCATCCCTCTCCAAATAATCATGGAGACGATCCAGGTCAAAATCAGAAATCCGGCCAGAGCGTAGCCAAGGTGATCGATACCGAGCCTATTGATCCACTGGGCAGGCTGCGGCCATTTTGCTTCAATTAAATGAACGAGCTGAACGGAGCCGATAAAAAATGCGGATACAACCGAGACACCGGTAACGATCAGGTTATAGGCTGTCTTTTTCTTGTAGGAAATGAATGCCCAGCGGTAGGCCCTTGTCATAATCGCGCCGTCGATGGTGTCCATCAAGCTCATTCCGGCAGCAAACAGCAGCGGCAGGGATAAAATGCCGATAATCGAGAACGATTCGTTCGCGGTGCTGGCCGTTATAGCAAGCAGGCTCACTTCAGTGGCCGTATCAAAGCCAAGCCCAAACAGAAATCCGAGCGGATACATATGCCAGCTTTTATTGATCATTCGAAAGGCAGGAGCCAGAAATCTGGTAAACATCCCTTTGGGCCCATGCATATGACCCGATTCGAAATCCCCGCCTGTTCGGTTCGCCGCCCCCCGGGCTCTGCCCCATAGCTTCATAAGTGTGAACACATTAATCAGTCCGACGAAGATCAGGAAGAAACCGGATACCAGCGTCCCGATCAGCCCGCCGATTTCACGTACTTTTGGATTATCGAGCACAAACGTGTTCATCGAGAGCGCGATCCCCAGCACCATGAGAAAGACGACCGTCGAGTGTCCTAGGGAAAAATACATGCCAACCCCTAAAGGGTTTCTCTTCCGTTCGATCAGTTTCCGGATCGTATTGTCAATGGCCGAAATATGATCGGCGTCAAAAGCATGTCGCAGGCCGAGCGTATAAGCCAAAAGGCCAAGCCCCCACAACTTCGGTTCGTGGGCCGTTGCCATGAGAAATCCGGCTCCCCCCAACACATGCAGCGCCAATACAACAAGAAAGTAGACGTAGCCGTTACTGGCGGAAATTCTCCTCATTAATACACCTTCTCCTGGTAAAAAGCGCCTCGCGCTTCATTTTTACAGATATCCTGCAGTCCGCTTAACAAATTCGGGGCAGTTGGTCGCCTACCAGCATATCGATGATGCGGTGACCTCCGGCCAGCGTGCGCATATACACCTTTCCCGGATGGTCCGCGACAACTTCGCCGATCACGGCGGCGTCCCGCCCATACGGGTGACTGCGCAGCAGTTCCATCGCTCGGTCCGCCTGGGCCCCGTCCACCACTAGAAGGGCTTTGCCCTCATTGGCTATGTACAGCGGGTCCATCCCCAGCATGCCGCATAGACCGCTCACT from Paenibacillus sophorae encodes:
- a CDS encoding HoxN/HupN/NixA family nickel/cobalt transporter — encoded protein: MRRISASNGYVYFLVVLALHVLGGAGFLMATAHEPKLWGLGLLAYTLGLRHAFDADHISAIDNTIRKLIERKRNPLGVGMYFSLGHSTVVFLMVLGIALSMNTFVLDNPKVREIGGLIGTLVSGFFLIFVGLINVFTLMKLWGRARGAANRTGGDFESGHMHGPKGMFTRFLAPAFRMINKSWHMYPLGFLFGLGFDTATEVSLLAITASTANESFSIIGILSLPLLFAAGMSLMDTIDGAIMTRAYRWAFISYKKKTAYNLIVTGVSVVSAFFIGSVQLVHLIEAKWPQPAQWINRLGIDHLGYALAGFLILTWIVSMIIWRGMRGRQAVDGT